In a single window of the Hippoglossus hippoglossus isolate fHipHip1 chromosome 7, fHipHip1.pri, whole genome shotgun sequence genome:
- the LOC117765172 gene encoding insulin-like growth factor I, with product MHSTYCSSARPSTLTVLCVQLMCLAGWPLCSEAARLRCGSDLLSDLIFVCGDRGIYLGKGTWSGYGARPRGKGIVDQCCRTGGCDLQHLEKYCAKPKSREHTTAWPVTTTTAHTTTQLDMAQQFEAVFHKKLLEHLGTPNSPKREAYRKKKQPSVQRKAKMSSSKRRIKPAHPTGLPHPLRER from the exons ATGCACTCCACATACTGCTCCTCTGCCAGACCATCGACACTCACA gtgttgtgtgtgcagctcaTGTGTCTGGCAGGCTGGCCCCTCTGCTCAGAGGCAGCCAGACTCCGCTGTGGTTCGGATCTCCTCAGCGACCTCATATTTGTGTGCGGTGATCGTGGGATATATTTAG GTAAAGGAACGTGGTCTGGTTACGGTGCTCGGCCCAGAGGGAAGGGGATAGTAGATCAGTGCTGCCGAACAGGTGGCTGTGACCTTCAGCATCTGGAGAAGTACTGTGCCAAACCAAAGAGCCGGGAGCATACCACCGCTTGGCCAGTCACAACCACAACAGCACACACCACGACACAGCTAGATATG GCACAGCAGTTCGAAGCAGTATTTCACAAGAAACTTTTAGAGCACCTGGGCACTCCCAACAGTCCAAAGAGGGAAGCttatagaaagaaaaaacagcctTCAGTCCAAAGgaaagccaaaatgtcctcatcaAAAAGGAGGATCAAACCAGCACATCCAACAGGCCTCCCTCACCCTCTGAGAGAGCGATGA